The following DNA comes from Cedecea neteri.
TGATTGCCGTCGCGTAACCATTGCCCGGAAGCACGAACCAGGCCGCCCTCCCAGCGTGAACTAAATTGCCGGAGTGTGGCACCTGCCGGGGCAAAATCGACGTTCACGATCGGATCCTGCAAATGCAGCGAGCCATTGATGAATTCGCTGGCGTTCATCGATAGCTGGCCGTCATCGCTTTGCCATCCCCCGTTTGCCAGCGTCAGATTCCGCAGGCTAAGGGCGAGGTCGCTTACCGCCCACTCTTTCCCTTCCAGCCGCGCATCGGTTATTTCAAGACGATCGATAGTTAATGAGGGAACAGATGTTACTGGCGCAAGAAAATCGGTGAGTGATTTTGCCGTTTGCAGACGAATGTCATTGAGGCGCAGGTTGCCCACCTGCCACGAGCCGTCGGCATTGCGGTGGGCATTGCCCGTCAGCGAGCCGCGAGCAACGTCCGCCCCGATAGTGGTCAGCGTGACCTGTTCATTATCCAGGTTTCCCTGCAGCAGGACGTTGCTGGCGTTGATGCCATTGAGTGTCAATGAGCCAGCGCTGAAGGCAACAGTCGCTTTATTCCCCAGCACTTTTCCCGCTTGAGGCTGCCAGGGTGAAACACCACCTTCAACGCGCTGGGCGCTGAGATCCCACTCGCTATCAGGGCTGTTAATAGCCATATCCTGCAATTGCAGTCTATCTGCCTCGAGTGGGAATGGTACGGCGTTTGCGCTGAGGTTCAGCGTGCCTTGCTGGAGCAAAATGGTGTCAACGTAGAGAGGCTGGGTGAACTGTCGCGTACTCAGGCCGATATCCACATTCTTTGCTACAAGCGTAGCGGGCTGGCCGGCGCGGCCAAAAGTAACGTTATGGAACACCAGATGGGTGGGCGAAGACCAGTCATGCGCCATCTCATTGAAAGAGAGGTGGTAATTCGTCTTTTCATTCACCCAACTGCTGATTTGGCCCGCGCCCCAGCGGGTTTGCAGCAGGATGTAAAAGGCAACCAGCGCCAGTATCACAAGGCCCAACAGGATAAGAACCAGCTTTCCGAGGAATTTCATTGCCTTCCACCCCTTTCAGTTTCGCTAAGGGTGTTATGCCCGATTTACCGGCGTAGCTCAAGGAGGGGATTGTCAAAGGAGATTTCGCGCCGGCAAAAATCATTGCCGGCGCGTGAGAGGATTATTCTTTTTCTGGCGGGAAAATCAGGTTCAGCACGATGGCCGTGATCCCACCGGCAGCAATGCCTGAAGAGAGCAGGGTTTTCAGCCAGTCAGGCGCGAACTGAAGGATCAGCGGCTGCTGGGACACGCCAAGGCCAACGGCGAGCGACAGGGCGATAATCATAATCGCACGGCGGTTCAGCGGTTCGCGGGAGACAATACGTACCCCGGAAGCGGCAATAGTGCCGAACATTACAATCGTTGCGCCGCCAAGAACTGGCTCAGGGATGTGCTGCACGAAGCCGCTTACAGCCGGGAACAGACCAAGCACGATCAGCATCAACGCGACAACAAAACCGACATAGCGACTGGCAACGCCGGTCAGCTGAATGACACCGTTATTCTGACCAAAGCAGGAATTCGGGAAGGTATTAAACACGGCAGAAACGCAGGAGTTGAGGCCGTTTGCCAGCACGCCGCCCTTGAGGCGCTTCATGTACAGCGGGCCGGAAACAGGCTGCTCTGATACGTCGGAGGTGGCGGTGATATCGCCGATGGTTTCCAGTGAGGTCACCATAAACACCAACATAAGCGGGATCAGCAGGCTCCAGTCGATACCAAGCCCGTAATACAACGGCGTAGGAACCATGATGAGGTCGGTGTTCGTGGCCTGAGTCGTGGCTGGCAGCATGCCCAGCGCCCAGGCGAGCAGATAACCCACGGCCATGGCGATGACCAGGGATGCGACGCGCAGGTACGGATTACGCTGGCGGTTCAGCAGGATTATCACCAGCAGAACGGCGCCCGCCAGCAGCAGATTTTTTGGTGCGCCAAAAGTATGATCGGCCATGGCGCCATAGCCACCGCCGATAGAAGTCAGCCCAACTTGAATCAGGGACAGACCGATAATCATGACCACCACGCCGGAAACCAGAGGGGTAATAATGCGGCGAGCAAGATGCAGTACGCGTGAAATCAGCATTTCTGTGCAACTGGCAAGCATCAGGGTGCCGAACAGCGCTGCCATCATCGTCGGCACGTCAGCACCGCCGTTTTTCAGCGCCATACCGCCCATAATCAGCGGTGAAACAAAGTTAAAGCTGGTGCCCTGAATCGACAGCAGACCTGAACCTACCGGGCCCCAGGCTTTGATTTGAATAATCGAAGCCACGCCAGAGGCAAATAAAGACATGCTGATAATGTGCTGAGTGTCCGATGCCGGTAATCCCAGGGCCTGGCAAATTAATAAAGCCGGGGTAATCACCGCCACAAACATCGCCAGCAGGTGCTGGCAGGCGGCGAAAAGCGTTTGTGGAAGCGGCGGGCGATCTTCAAGGCGATAGATTAGTTCGCTCGGATGAGTCTGCGCAACCGGTTGCGCATTTTCTGACTCTACGGCATTGACGGACATCAGAGGTATCTCGTGGCTGGAAAAGCGCTGATTTTAACGGACTGAACGGTAAAAGCAAACGATTGCTAGTCGGGGGTGATAAGAGCGAAATGTCATAAATTGAGCATTAGTTATAACGAAGGCGCATTTTTTGGTTAAAATGTGCCGGCTGATTTCATCCATGAAGGAAATAACAGCGAAGGATAATTAAGCGCGCGACCGATCGATGCGCAATAAAAGGAGCACTGCAATGTTTCATCTTGATACCCTTTCTACTCTGGTGGCCGCCACGTTAGTCCTGCTTCTTGGGCGTAAAATGGTCCACTCAGTCCCTATTCTCAAAAAATACACTATTCCTGAACCCGTAGCTGGTGGGCTACTGGTGGCGATCGCCCTGCTTGTCCTGAAAAAAAGCATGGGCTGGGAAATAGAGTTTGATATGAGCCTCAAAGATCCTTTGATGCTCGCTTTCTTCGCCACCATCGGCCTGAATGCCAATATCGCCAGTTTGCGCAAGGGCGGGAAAGTCGTGGGGATTTTCCTGTTTATCGTCGTTGGGCTGCTGATCATGCAGAATGCCATTGGCATCGGTATGGCCAGCATGTTGGGGCTCGATCCGCTGATGGGGCTGCTGGCAGGTTCGATAACGTTGTCCGGTGGGCACGGTACAGGTGCCGCCTGGGGCAAACTCTTTACCGAGCGATATGGTTTCCAGAATGCGACGGAAGTTGCTATGGCCTGTGCGACCTTTGGCCTGGTGCTGGGCGGTTTAATTGGTGGCCCGGTTGCTCGCTACCTGGTTAAACATTCGTCTACACCGAATGGTGCGCCTGAAGACAACGAGATTCCAGGCGCGTTTGAAAAGCCTGATGTCGGGCGAGTCATTACCTCTTTGGTGCTGATTGAAACCATCGCATTGATTGCTATCTGCCTGACGGCCGGGCGCGTTGTGGCGGGATTATTACAGGGCACAGCGTTTGAGCTGCCGACATTTGTCTGCGTGCTGTTTATTGGTGTGATTCTTAGTAATTTACTTGCGGCCGTGGGCTTCTATCGGGTCTTCGAACGGGCGGTTTCCGTATTGGGCAACGTTTGCCTGTCGCTGTTCCTGGCGATGGCGTTAATGAGCCTTAAACTTTGGGAACTGGCCTCTCTGGCGTTACCGATGCTGGCTATTCTGGCCGTACAAACGCTGTTTATGGCGCTGTACGCCATTTTTGTCACCTGGCGTTTGATGGGCAAAAACTATGATGCAGCGGTTCTGGCCGCCGGTCACTGTGGGTTTGGCATGGGCGCCACACCGACGGCGATTGCTAATATGCAGGCAATTACCGAGCGATTTGGCCCGTCCCATATGGCATTTTTGGTGGTGCCGATGGTGGGGGCGTTCTTTATCGACATCGTGAATGCGGTGGTGATCAAGCTGTTCCTGATGCTGCCGCTGTTTGCTTAAGCGTTGGAGTAACGTTCGGTTTCCGGCATCCAGCGTTCGATCAGCGCCTTAGCCTGTTCAGGATAGCGTTCGTGAATATGGCGCGCCAGGCGCTGAACCTGCGGGATCATCCCCTGGTCCCGCAGCAGGTCGGCCACCTTGAATTCTGCGTTACCCGTCTGGCGAGTCCCTAGCAGTTCGCCAGGCCCGCGGATCTCCAAGTCTTTTTGCGCAATCACAAAACCATCGTTGCTGTCTCTTAGCACCTGCAGGCGAAGCTGTGCCGTTTTGGATAGCGGGGATTTATACAGCAGCACGCAGTGAGAGGCTACTGCGCCACGGCCAACACGGCCGCGCAGCTGGTGGAGTTGCGCAAGCCCTAAACGTTCAGGGTTTTCGATGATCATCAGGCTGGCGTTCGGTACATCCACGCCGACTTCGATCACCGTGGTGGCGACCAGAAGATGCAGTTCACCCTGCTTGAAGGCCTGCATCACCGCCTGTTTTTCCTGCGGCTTCATTCGCCCGTGTACCAGGCCAACGTTAAGCTCCGGCAGGGCGGTTTTTAGCTCTTCCCAGGTCACTTCTGCAGCCTGGGCTTCCAGCAATTCAGACTCTTCAATCAGCGTACAAACCCAATATGCCTGGCGTTTTTCGTCGCGACAGGCGTTGCGTACCCGCTCGATTATCTCGCTGCGGCGGGTGTCCGCTATTGCTACGGTAGTGACTGGTGTTCGTCCCGGTGGTAGTTCATCGATGACGGATGTGTCGAGGTCGGCATAGGCGGTCATCGCCAGCGTGCGCGGAATCGGCGTTGCGGTCATGATCAGCTGATGTGGGTGGAAGCCCTGAATCTGGCCTTTTTCCCACAGCGCCAGGCGTTGGTGCACGCCAAAACGGTGCTGCTCATCAATGATGACCAACGCCAGCCCGGCAAACTGAACCTGCTCCTGGAAAATAGCGTGAGTGCCAACCACCATCGAAACCTGGCCGCTGGCGATGGCTTCCTGTTGCGCAATTCGGGCTTTGCCTTTTTGCTTCCCGGCCAGCCAGCCTACCTCGATTCCTAATGGTTCAAACCACTGACGGAAGTTATTCGCGTGCTGTTCCGCAAGCAACTCGGTGGGGGCCATCAGGCCAACCTGCTTGCCGTGTGCGATGGCACGAAGGGCTGCCAGTGCGGCAACCAGTGTTTTACCGGAGCCTACATCGCCCTGCACCAGACGCATCATGGGCACGTCCAGCGCCATATCACGCTCTATTTCTGCAACCACCCGTTCCTGAGCCCCGGTAGGCTTAAAGGGAAGGGCAGCAAGAAACTGGTTTTTTAGCTCGTCGTGATTCACCAGCGGCAGAGCATGGTAGCGTTGTGCCCCGGCTCGTAGCGCCAGCATACTCAGATTATGGGCCAGCAGTTCTTCAAGGATCAGTCTTTGCTGCGCGGGATGTTTGCCGGTTTCCAGATCGGCCAGTTTCATGTCCGGCGGCGGTCTGTGCAAGGTGCGTAATGCTTCCGGCAGGCTCATCATGCCCTGGCTCAGTTCTGCGGGCAGAAGTTCGGTAATCGCGCAGGTATCCAGCAGCTCAAGCGCCTGATCGGTCAACTTACGCAGCGTGGCCTGGCGGATGCCCTCGGTCGTCGGGTAAACCGGCGTGAGCGTTTCCTGCAGGTCCGGCGTGCTAAGATCGCCCTGAATGCGGTATTCAGGGTGGAACATCTCGGCACCGTATTTGCCTCGTTTGGCTTCACCGTAGGCGAGCACGCGCTTGCCGGCGGAAAGGCTGTTTTTCATTGCGGCGTTGAAATTGAAGAAACGCATCGTGAGGATGCCGGAGCCGTCGCTAATCTGGCAGGTCATCATCCGGCGGCCGCCGAAGGTGATATTGCTGTTCAGCACTTCGCCTTCCACCGTGGCGTACAGGCCTGGTTGAAGGTCGTTAATGGCGTAAAGATGGGTTCGGTCTTCGTAGCGAAGTGGCAGGTGCAGCAGCAAATCCTGGATTGTGTGCAGGCCGATTTTGGCCAGCTTGCCGCTCTGGCTGGCGCCCACTCCGGCAAGCGTGCTTAGCGGTATGGCATCCAGCAGGCGGCCTTTCATGACTTATTTCGCCGACTGCATCGTGGCCCACCATGCGGCATCAGCTTCTATCTCGCCCTGCTGATTCACATGTGGGTACGGTAAGCCTTTCCTGCGGGAAACGTTCGCCAGCACAGGATAGCCACCTTCAAATAACAGCCTCTGTTGCTCAGCTTCCGGTAACGTACTGTTTTCACGCTGATACATGCCTGCGTTTTGGCGCTGGCGCTGAGCTTCGTACAGAATTAGCGCTGAGGCGACGGACACGTTCAGGGACTGCACCATACCGATCATAGGAATGATAATGTCCTGGTCGGCAAGCGCGAGCGCCTCTTCGGTAATGCCGGTTTTTTCCTGCCCCATCAAAATGCAGGTAGGGCGCGTGTAGTCTATCTCACGGAAGTCGACGGCTTTATCTGAAAGATGAGTGGCCAGAATTTGCATGCCGTTGCTTTTGAGCTGCCGGACGGCTTCGCCGATAGTTTTATGCGTTTTAACTTCAACCCAGGAATTACTTCCTGCGGCGGAAGACGCCATCGTGCGCATACGGCTTCCCGGCCAAACGGCGTGCACTTCATGCACGCCCACGGCATCGGCGGTACGGATAATAGCGGAGACGTTATGGGGCTTGTGCACCTGCTCCATACAAACGGTCAGGTCCGGCTGGCGTCTGGCGAGCATCTCGCAAATACGCGCATAACGTTGAGGATTCATAACTCTAGTTTCTGTTGCGGGTCACTTTAATCACATCCGGCATCACGCGGATCTTGCGCATGATGTTCGCCAGATGGACGCGATCCCGGGCTGTCAGGCGAATGAAGGCGCTGTATACGCGGCCGTCTTTCTCTTCGGTATTCAGGCTCTGGATGTTAGAGCCCGCAGTGTTGATTGCTGCGGTCAGGTTCGCCAGTGCACCCTGGTGGTTAAACATGTCCACCTTGATCTCGGTGATAAATTCCTGCTCGGTCTCTTTATCCCATTCCACGGCCATAAACTTCTCGGGCTCTTTCTGGTAGCCACGAATGTTTCGGCAAGACTCATGGTGGATAACCAACCCTTTACCCGGGCTGACGTGAGCGACGATAGGATCTCCCGGAATCGGGCGGCAGCACTTGGCGAAGGTAATCAGAACGCCGTCTGCACCTTTGATTGGCAAGTTGCTGTGATTGGCTGCAGGCGCTGTGCCTGGCTGAGCAGCAACTGGCGATTCCCCCTGCAGATTTTTCGCCACGACGACGCTCATTGCGTTCCCGAGGCCAATTTCGGCCAGCAGGTCGTCAAGCGATGCAAGCTTCATGCGGTCCAACTCACGCTGGAGATTTTCGGCCGGAATTTCAGCCAGTTTACGGCTGCCACCGAGCGCATGATTGAGCAGGCGACGCCCTAAGCTAACGGAGTCATCACGCTTCAGGTTTTTCAGCATTTGGCGAATTTTGGCGCGTGCTTTGGAGCTGACGACAAAATTGAGCCATGCGGCGTTAGGACGCGCCCCCGGTGCGGTAATGATTTCGATAGTCTGCCCGCTGGTCAGCGACTGTGAAAGCGGATAAGGCTGGCGATCGACGCGTGCGCCCACGCAGGCGTGACCGATATCGGTATGTACCGCATAGGCGAAGTCCACCGGCGTTGCGCCTGCGGGCAGCTCTACAATGCGGCCTTCCGGGGTGAAAACGTAAATCTCATCCGGGAACAGATCGGATTTTACGCTCTCGATAAATTCAAACGAACTACCGGCACTTTGCTGCAGCTCCAGCAGGCTCTGCATCCAGCGTTGAGCGCGGATTTGTGCCGTCGTGCTGCTTTCGCCTTGCTCTTTATAAGCCCAGTGTGCAGCAACCCCCATTTCCGCCATCTGATCCATATCTTCAGTACGGATTTGCACTTCAACCGGAACGCCGTGCGGCCCAATCATTGAGGTGTGCAGAGACTGATAGCCGTTCGCTTTCGGGATAGCGATGTAGTCTTTCACCCGCCCTGGACGAGGTTTATAGAGGCTGTGCATCTGCCCGAGAACGCGGTAGCAGGTATCCATGTCGTGGACAATGACGCGGAACGCGTAGATATCCATGATTGAATGGAAACGCTGCTCTTTGAGCGTCATCTTGCAGTAAATGGAGTAAAGGTGCTTTTCGCGACCGCTCACGCGACAGGCAATGCCTGCTTCCTGAAGACGTCCGTCGATTTCAGAGAGGATTTTTTGAATCATCTCTTTGCGGTTACCTCGCGCCGCTTTTACCACTTCTTTAATGACGCGGTAGCGGTTCGGATAAAGCGCTTCAAAGCCAAGCTCTTCCAGTTCGGTTTTCAGGTGGTGAATACCGAGGCGGTGCGCGAGTGGGCTATAAATTTCGAGGGTTTCACGGGCAATACGGCGGCGTTTATCCGGGCGCAATGACCCAAGCGTGCGCATATTGTGCGTGCGGTCGGCAAGCTTGAT
Coding sequences within:
- the recG gene encoding ATP-dependent DNA helicase RecG, with protein sequence MKGRLLDAIPLSTLAGVGASQSGKLAKIGLHTIQDLLLHLPLRYEDRTHLYAINDLQPGLYATVEGEVLNSNITFGGRRMMTCQISDGSGILTMRFFNFNAAMKNSLSAGKRVLAYGEAKRGKYGAEMFHPEYRIQGDLSTPDLQETLTPVYPTTEGIRQATLRKLTDQALELLDTCAITELLPAELSQGMMSLPEALRTLHRPPPDMKLADLETGKHPAQQRLILEELLAHNLSMLALRAGAQRYHALPLVNHDELKNQFLAALPFKPTGAQERVVAEIERDMALDVPMMRLVQGDVGSGKTLVAALAALRAIAHGKQVGLMAPTELLAEQHANNFRQWFEPLGIEVGWLAGKQKGKARIAQQEAIASGQVSMVVGTHAIFQEQVQFAGLALVIIDEQHRFGVHQRLALWEKGQIQGFHPHQLIMTATPIPRTLAMTAYADLDTSVIDELPPGRTPVTTVAIADTRRSEIIERVRNACRDEKRQAYWVCTLIEESELLEAQAAEVTWEELKTALPELNVGLVHGRMKPQEKQAVMQAFKQGELHLLVATTVIEVGVDVPNASLMIIENPERLGLAQLHQLRGRVGRGAVASHCVLLYKSPLSKTAQLRLQVLRDSNDGFVIAQKDLEIRGPGELLGTRQTGNAEFKVADLLRDQGMIPQVQRLARHIHERYPEQAKALIERWMPETERYSNA
- the trmH gene encoding tRNA (guanosine(18)-2'-O)-methyltransferase TrmH, whose amino-acid sequence is MNPQRYARICEMLARRQPDLTVCMEQVHKPHNVSAIIRTADAVGVHEVHAVWPGSRMRTMASSAAGSNSWVEVKTHKTIGEAVRQLKSNGMQILATHLSDKAVDFREIDYTRPTCILMGQEKTGITEEALALADQDIIIPMIGMVQSLNVSVASALILYEAQRQRQNAGMYQRENSTLPEAEQQRLLFEGGYPVLANVSRRKGLPYPHVNQQGEIEADAAWWATMQSAK
- the spoT gene encoding bifunctional GTP diphosphokinase/guanosine-3',5'-bis pyrophosphate 3'-pyrophosphohydrolase; amino-acid sequence: MYLFESLNQLIQNYLPEEQIKRLRQAYLVARDAHEGQTRSSGEPYITHPVAVACILAEMKLDHETLMAALLHDVIEDTPATYQDMEQLFGKSVAELVEGVSKLDKLKFRDKKEAQAENFRKMIMAMVQDIRVILIKLADRTHNMRTLGSLRPDKRRRIARETLEIYSPLAHRLGIHHLKTELEELGFEALYPNRYRVIKEVVKAARGNRKEMIQKILSEIDGRLQEAGIACRVSGREKHLYSIYCKMTLKEQRFHSIMDIYAFRVIVHDMDTCYRVLGQMHSLYKPRPGRVKDYIAIPKANGYQSLHTSMIGPHGVPVEVQIRTEDMDQMAEMGVAAHWAYKEQGESSTTAQIRAQRWMQSLLELQQSAGSSFEFIESVKSDLFPDEIYVFTPEGRIVELPAGATPVDFAYAVHTDIGHACVGARVDRQPYPLSQSLTSGQTIEIITAPGARPNAAWLNFVVSSKARAKIRQMLKNLKRDDSVSLGRRLLNHALGGSRKLAEIPAENLQRELDRMKLASLDDLLAEIGLGNAMSVVVAKNLQGESPVAAQPGTAPAANHSNLPIKGADGVLITFAKCCRPIPGDPIVAHVSPGKGLVIHHESCRNIRGYQKEPEKFMAVEWDKETEQEFITEIKVDMFNHQGALANLTAAINTAGSNIQSLNTEEKDGRVYSAFIRLTARDRVHLANIMRKIRVMPDVIKVTRNRN
- the gltS gene encoding sodium/glutamate symporter, with the translated sequence MFHLDTLSTLVAATLVLLLGRKMVHSVPILKKYTIPEPVAGGLLVAIALLVLKKSMGWEIEFDMSLKDPLMLAFFATIGLNANIASLRKGGKVVGIFLFIVVGLLIMQNAIGIGMASMLGLDPLMGLLAGSITLSGGHGTGAAWGKLFTERYGFQNATEVAMACATFGLVLGGLIGGPVARYLVKHSSTPNGAPEDNEIPGAFEKPDVGRVITSLVLIETIALIAICLTAGRVVAGLLQGTAFELPTFVCVLFIGVILSNLLAAVGFYRVFERAVSVLGNVCLSLFLAMALMSLKLWELASLALPMLAILAVQTLFMALYAIFVTWRLMGKNYDAAVLAAGHCGFGMGATPTAIANMQAITERFGPSHMAFLVVPMVGAFFIDIVNAVVIKLFLMLPLFA
- a CDS encoding nucleobase:cation symporter-2 family protein, which encodes MSVNAVESENAQPVAQTHPSELIYRLEDRPPLPQTLFAACQHLLAMFVAVITPALLICQALGLPASDTQHIISMSLFASGVASIIQIKAWGPVGSGLLSIQGTSFNFVSPLIMGGMALKNGGADVPTMMAALFGTLMLASCTEMLISRVLHLARRIITPLVSGVVVMIIGLSLIQVGLTSIGGGYGAMADHTFGAPKNLLLAGAVLLVIILLNRQRNPYLRVASLVIAMAVGYLLAWALGMLPATTQATNTDLIMVPTPLYYGLGIDWSLLIPLMLVFMVTSLETIGDITATSDVSEQPVSGPLYMKRLKGGVLANGLNSCVSAVFNTFPNSCFGQNNGVIQLTGVASRYVGFVVALMLIVLGLFPAVSGFVQHIPEPVLGGATIVMFGTIAASGVRIVSREPLNRRAIMIIALSLAVGLGVSQQPLILQFAPDWLKTLLSSGIAAGGITAIVLNLIFPPEKE
- a CDS encoding AsmA family protein, yielding MKFLGKLVLILLGLVILALVAFYILLQTRWGAGQISSWVNEKTNYHLSFNEMAHDWSSPTHLVFHNVTFGRAGQPATLVAKNVDIGLSTRQFTQPLYVDTILLQQGTLNLSANAVPFPLEADRLQLQDMAINSPDSEWDLSAQRVEGGVSPWQPQAGKVLGNKATVAFSAGSLTLNGINASNVLLQGNLDNEQVTLTTIGADVARGSLTGNAHRNADGSWQVGNLRLNDIRLQTAKSLTDFLAPVTSVPSLTIDRLEITDARLEGKEWAVSDLALSLRNLTLANGGWQSDDGQLSMNASEFINGSLHLQDPIVNVDFAPAGATLRQFSSRWEGGLVRASGQWLRDGNQTVMDEVVVGGLEYTLPSNWKTLWMEKLPDWLNSVTVKKFSANRNLIIDIDPAWPFQLTGMDGTATNIQLVRDHQWGIWSGNASFNAAAATFNRVDVRRPSLSLTANQSQVAITELSAFAGEGLLEATANVSQTPQRAVSVSLKGQSVPVNVLHAWGWPALPLEGNGNLQLSATGQMAAGSALKPTVNGTLQATSASGQQIQQTMRNGDVPGA